From the Bacteroidia bacterium genome, one window contains:
- a CDS encoding VIT domain-containing protein, whose product MRHLIHCAVLLLLFTATLAADGLLVSSTPSYPSTLLRNRMTRVTVHISGLVAETVVDQEFVNDWSKTTDAVYAFPMPADARPTALYYWRHDTLFQAVLRVQEQVITPGTGEGDVPAAINSYIGKNGLKIELKGIEPWTVQRVELHYLSLCDFSAGEGSYSYPLASGNFIRHPLELVEFRLTLDAGAPVEDYVLHCEGELNEERPHPDTLRLHGSASKSYITSDITFSWRTRADTLAVEFFSDKADTADGYYALLVRPPDVPPASGVTRRNVVFCLERSSRMYGIALEQSKNALLRAMDGLSRSDAFNIVAFESSMSSAFPALVTADSANKDIARAFVSALTARGGSQLEQAMAVSMGMLTDGSARNFLIAIGTGRAALTPEDVSAMNTARASVIMIGMGTDADRSRLELIAARNGGYARILPVSAAMGPEMERVLRSFDRLVLRDVIVEYPEINIYGIQPAPHPSIFAGMPVLTAGRYRNAGPSSMTLAGEGPLGFRDYTFRVQFAEAEHRGLAAKIWAKLMIDAMEREIDVYGPRQTLKDSLIAVSLASGIRCRYTAYIADYVNVVAGLEDEDGPPPLPGETTRIIGNYPNPFNPATVIQVYIAADRGAGEPLFLAIYDMLGRLVRLIDLSRYAPGLHTVHFDGRDARGNALPSGSYTLVLSGTRVYGSRTMLLLK is encoded by the coding sequence ATGCGACATCTCATTCATTGCGCTGTTCTGTTGCTGCTGTTCACCGCGACGCTCGCGGCGGACGGCCTGCTTGTGTCTTCGACGCCCTCGTACCCGTCCACGCTGCTCCGCAACCGTATGACGCGGGTGACGGTGCACATCTCCGGTCTCGTGGCCGAAACAGTGGTGGATCAGGAATTCGTCAACGATTGGTCAAAAACCACGGACGCCGTGTATGCGTTTCCCATGCCCGCGGACGCGCGTCCCACCGCCCTGTACTATTGGAGGCATGACACGCTGTTTCAGGCCGTTCTGCGTGTGCAGGAGCAGGTGATCACTCCCGGCACCGGCGAGGGCGACGTGCCCGCAGCCATCAATTCCTACATAGGAAAAAACGGCCTCAAAATCGAGCTAAAGGGTATCGAGCCCTGGACGGTACAGCGGGTGGAACTGCACTATCTCTCCCTCTGCGATTTCAGCGCCGGTGAAGGAAGCTACAGCTATCCCCTGGCCTCGGGTAACTTCATCCGGCATCCGTTGGAGCTGGTGGAATTCCGGCTGACGCTCGACGCGGGTGCTCCGGTGGAGGACTACGTTCTTCACTGTGAGGGTGAGCTGAACGAGGAGCGTCCGCACCCGGACACGCTGCGCTTGCACGGCAGTGCGTCAAAGTCGTACATCACCTCGGATATCACCTTCTCCTGGCGCACACGCGCGGATACGCTGGCGGTGGAATTCTTTTCCGACAAAGCGGACACCGCAGACGGGTATTATGCGCTGCTGGTTCGTCCGCCGGATGTGCCGCCCGCGAGCGGTGTCACGCGTCGGAATGTGGTGTTCTGTCTCGAGCGCTCCTCCCGCATGTACGGCATCGCGCTGGAGCAGAGCAAGAATGCGCTGCTGCGAGCGATGGACGGATTGAGCAGGAGCGACGCATTCAATATCGTCGCTTTCGAGAGCAGCATGTCCTCCGCCTTCCCGGCACTGGTGACGGCCGACTCCGCCAACAAGGACATCGCCCGCGCGTTTGTCTCCGCACTCACAGCGCGCGGCGGCAGCCAGTTGGAGCAGGCCATGGCCGTCTCCATGGGAATGCTCACCGACGGCAGCGCGCGTAATTTCCTCATCGCCATCGGTACCGGACGCGCCGCGCTGACACCCGAAGACGTATCGGCGATGAATACCGCCCGCGCAAGTGTGATAATGATAGGCATGGGCACGGATGCGGACCGCTCGCGTCTCGAGCTGATCGCCGCGCGCAACGGCGGGTATGCGCGTATTCTGCCGGTGAGCGCGGCCATGGGTCCGGAGATGGAGCGCGTCCTGCGTTCCTTCGACCGCCTCGTGTTGCGCGACGTCATAGTGGAATATCCCGAGATCAATATTTACGGCATACAGCCCGCTCCGCATCCGTCCATCTTTGCGGGCATGCCCGTGCTCACGGCCGGCCGGTATCGCAACGCCGGACCCTCGTCCATGACGCTCGCGGGAGAGGGCCCGCTGGGTTTCCGCGATTATACTTTCCGTGTGCAGTTCGCGGAGGCGGAGCATCGCGGACTTGCCGCTAAAATCTGGGCAAAGCTCATGATAGACGCGATGGAAAGGGAGATTGATGTGTACGGACCGCGGCAAACACTCAAGGACAGTCTCATCGCGGTCAGTCTCGCTTCCGGCATACGTTGCCGCTACACCGCGTACATCGCGGATTATGTGAACGTCGTCGCCGGTCTCGAAGACGAGGACGGGCCACCGCCGCTCCCTGGCGAGACCACGCGCATCATCGGCAATTATCCCAATCCTTTCAATCCCGCGACCGTCATTCAGGTCTACATCGCTGCGGATCGCGGCGCGGGCGAGCCGCTGTTCCTGGCCATTTACGACATGCTCGGGCGTCTCGTCCGTCTCATAGATCTTTCGCGGTACGCACCCGGTCTGCACACGGTGCACTTCGACGGCCGCGACGCGCGGGGTAACGCGCTGCCCAGCGGCAGTTACACCCTTGTGCTCAGCGGTACTCGTGTGTACGGCAGCCGCACCATGCTTCTGCTGAAATAG